Proteins co-encoded in one Erinaceus europaeus chromosome X, mEriEur2.1, whole genome shotgun sequence genomic window:
- the MBNL3 gene encoding muscleblind-like protein 3 isoform X5, protein MFAQQMQYMLQNAQMSSLAPFPMTPSLAPNPAMPFNPYMPHPGMGLVPPELIPNAPVLIPGNPPLALAGPTAPKIMRSDKLEVCREFQRGNCTRGENDCRYAHPTDVSMIEISDNTVTICMDYIKGRCSREKCKYFHPPAHLQAKLKAAHHQMNHSAANAMALPPGALHLIPKRSAHEKNNGATPVFNPSVYHCQQALANLQLPQPAFIPAGPILCMAPTSSIVPMMHGATPTTVSAATTPATSVPFAATATGNQIPPLSVDELNSTMFVSQM, encoded by the exons ATGTTCGCCCAACAGATGCAGTACATGCTCCAAAATGCTCAGATGTCATCACTT GCTCCTTTTCCGATGACTCCATCACTAGCACCTAATCCTGCCATGCCGTTTAATCCTTACATGCCTCATCCTGGGATGGGCCTGGTTCCTCCCGAGCTTATACCAAATGCACCTGTTCTGattcctggaaacccacctcttgCATTGGCAGGACCTACTGCTCCAAAAATAATGCGTTCGGATAAACTGGAG GTGTGCCGAGAATTTCAGCGTGGAAATTGTACCCGTGGTGAGAATGATTGCCGCTATGCTCACCCCACAGACGTCTCTATGATTGAGATAAGTGATAATACTGTGACCATCTGCATGGATTACATCAAAGGCCGATGCTCGCGGGAGAAGTGCAAGTACTTCCATCCTCCTGCACACCTGCAAGCCAAACTTAAGGCAGCTCATCACCAGATGAACCATTCAGCTGCCAATGCAATG GCACTGCCACCTGGTGCGCTTCATCTCATACCAAAGAGATCTGCACATGAAAAGAACAACGGTGCCACTCCGGTCTTTAATCCCAGTGTTTACCACTGCCAACAGGCTCTGGCTAACCTGCAGCTCCCTCAGCCTGCATTCATTCCTGCAG GGCCAATACTGTGCATGGCACCCACTTCAAGTATTG TGCCCATGATGCACGGTGCTACACCTACCACTGTGTCTGCAGCaacaacacctgccaccagcgTTCCCTTCGCTGCAACAGCTACAGGCAATCAG ATACCCCCATTATCAGTAGATGAACTGAATAGCACCATGTTTGTTTCACAGATGTAG